The genomic segment CCGCCTTGCGTTTCTTTCAATTCACAAAACTCAAATCACAAGGCGTCTACCCATGACTGCAATTGTCGATTTTCTCAACTCGATTCTCTGGGGTTATGTCCTCGTCTACGGCCTGCTGGCCGTCGGTGTCTTCTTCACCATCCGCCTGGGTTTTCTGCAATTCGTCAATTTCGGCGAAATGGTCCGGGCCATCCGCGGTTCCCGTGAAAGCGACGTTCACGGGATCTCACCTTTCCAGGCACTGTGTACCAGCCTTGCTTCCCGGGTCGGCACCGGCAACCTGGCCGGGGTGGCCGTAGCCTTGTACCTCGGCGGTGCCGGCGCCATTTTCTGGATGTGGATGGTAGCACTGGTGGGCATGGCCACGGGCTATGCCGAAAGCACCCTGGCACAGCTCTACAAGGTGCGTGACGGCAAGGGCCAGTATCGGGGCGGTCCGGCGGTTTACATTGCCAAGGGCCTGAAAGCCCCATGGGCAGCGGCCATCTTCGCAGTTTGCCTGATCATCTCGTTTGGCCTGGTGTTCAACGCTGTACAGGCCAACTCCATCGCCGACGCCATGGAGGGTGCCTTTGGTGCGCCCAAACTAGGTGTTGGCGTGGTCATTGCGGCGCTCGCCGGCATCGTGATATTTGGCGGTCTGCGCAAGATCGTTCGTTTTGCCGAGTTTGTTGTGCCGTTTATGGCGGGCGCCTATGTGCTCCTGGCACTTGGCGTGATGGCCATGAACATCACCGAGGTACCGGGCATTCTGACGATGATCGTCAAAAGCGCCTTCGGCCTGGAAGAAGCCGCCGGTGGCGCCGCCGGCTCGGTGACCGCCGCGATGCTCAACGGCATCAAGCGGGGCCTGTTCTCCAACGAAGCCGGCATGGGTTCTGCCCCCAATATCGCGGCCACCGCCACACCGGCACCGCACCACCCGTCGTCACAGGGCCTTGTTCAGGCGTTTGGTGTGTTTGTCGACACCATCATTATCTGTACCGCCACAGCCGTGATGATTCTGCTGGCCGGCGTGCTGGAACCCGGTTCTGGCATCACCGGTACGCAACTGACCCAGCAGGCCATGGAAGTCCACCTGGGTGAATTTGGTGGCTACTTTATTGCCGTCGCCATCCTGTTTTTTGCCTTCACGTCCATCGTGGCCAACTACACCTATGCCGAGAACGCCCTGATTTACCTGAAAGGCGGCAGCACCCTTGGGCTCACCCTGCTTCGCCTGGCAGCCCTGGCCATGGTTATCTGGGGTGGCTATGAAGCCGTGGTTACGGTATTCAACGCCGCGGATGCCTCGATGGGACTGATGGCGGCCATCAACCTGGTGGCAATTGTGCTGCTATCCGGCACGGTAGCCAAGTTGACCAAGGACTACCTGGCCCAACGGAAAGAGGGACTGGTACCCCACTTCAAGTCAAAGGATTACCCGGAGCTGCACGAGAAAATCGACAGCAACATCTGGCATTAAGCTCAAACACTGGCCGTAACCACCCGGTTACGGCCAGCGGCCTTGGCCTGATACAACGCCCGGTCGGCTGCCCGGAACAGCTCGTCGAACTCCGGGCTGCTTTCCGGCCAGCATGCAATACCTGCCGATATCGTCAGATTGCCCAACTGCTTTCCAAGGTATTCAACCTGAGATTCGGCAATGGTTGCCCGAAGATTTTCCGCCCTCTGGCGGGCTTCCTCCCGTGACGCCCCAGGCATCAGAACCGTAAACTCCTCTCCCCCATAACGGCATACCGTATCGCTCCCGCGAAAGCAGTTCTCAAGGACTCTCCCAACCATTCGCAAAACCTCATCGCCGGCATCGTGGCCATGACTGTCGTTGAAGCGCTTGAAGTGGTCGATATCGAAAATCAACAGGCTCAGTGGGCGCTCTGAGCGGATGGCGACTTCCCGCTCATGTCGGAATAACTCATCAAAGTAGCGCCGATTTTTAAGACCCGTCAGGCTGTCCTCATAGGAAAACCGTTGCAATTCGGATCGCAGGGCCAACCCTGACAGGGTAATCCCGATCTTCTCGACAGACTGATACACCCAGGCAACCACCCGGGCGGTGCCGTAATCCTTCACGACGTCTGGCAGATTCGGTCGCTCCAAAAGCAACACGCCCTCAGGAACATTCCCGAACTGGGCTGGTTCAACCCGGAGCAGGAAACAGAGTTGTGCAGGTACGTCCTGGCTCCGCACGGGCAAAACGGTCTCCGTCAGGCCGGAAAGATCCTGCGTCAGGCTGGGTGGAAAGGTATTGGCAGCGGATCTGCCCCAGAGGCAGGCCCGATCATAGCCGCCACCCGGGTTGCGCCGGTAGAAACAGCCAGCAATCGGCAAGTACAGTTGCGGCAGCGCCTGAAGCAAAGGCTGGAAAGCCTCTTCCACACCCGCACAGTCCTGCAGGGCAGCAATGGTGTCCGCCAATTTCTGACTTTTCTTGCTCTCCAGCGCTAACAGCCGTGACCGCTCTACCTCTCGCTCAGCAAGCGCTTCAGCTCGAGCAGTGCGCTCAGCCACCTTCTGCTCCAGTTGAACGGTCAACTGATGCAAGGCCTGTTGGGTTTTGCCGTAATGCCACACCGAAATACTGATAAGCGCCAGCGAGAACGCCAGCGCCCCCCAGCTGACCGGCACCCGCCCCCAGGGGAGAAAACCATGGGCAACCGCCATATCCAGAATCAGCAGAACGAGAAACACGCCACAGGTAAACAGGAACACCTGCTGCTCCCGATACAAGCTGCGGAAATTCCTGATAACGACCGCTACCATTAATGCCAGGGAGACCAGCAATACACCGTCAAACACCGGGAATGTGGAGGACAGATTCAATAACCCGAGCAGCGCCAACATAAGGGCCAAGGCCGCAAACACCAGGTGCAGCCACATCAGCCAGCGAACCAGGCGAGGGCGCCGGTCGTCGAGCCACTGGCTTAGCAAGAGCGCCAATGCAACGGGAATCAAATAATACGAGCCCGCTGCCAGATAGTCCCACAACAGTGGCTGATAAAGGATCAGCAAACTTGCCTGGCTTTCCGCCAGCAGCATCACGCCGGTCAGGAAGGCAAACAGCGCAATGCTGGCAAAACTTCTCTGGCGTCGCTGAATCAGGGCAAACACCAGAGCAAGAAGTGCGATCAGTCCGGATAACGCCGCAATGACCAAGCTCTCAGCCGAATTGCTGACGATGTGCAGCACCAGGTCCGGGTGGTCGAGAATGGCCACCTCACCCCATAACCCGATATCCGTGTAATTGGAGAACACACGGAAGTACATGGTTTCGCCTTCGTAGCCATCGGGCAACGGAATCTCGTGCCAGGGCCAGCCCTCGAATTTGCCACGTCCATGCTCGTCGAAGGTGCCGTACTGATACAGCAACTCGCCCCGGAACCACACCTGCAGGATGATATCGACGCTGTAGATGTAAAGTGCCGGCGCGTACCACTCCCCTTCCGGTAATGTCACCCGGAACCAGGCATGTTCTTGCCCTTTTCGGCCGGGAGGGTTGGAAGGGAAAGCAATGTCATGCCAGTGTTTGTCGCTGTCCGGTTCGTCCAGCCAAAGCGGTGTGCCGTCAGCCAGGAAAGGGGAGTCGCCCCAGCGATATTGCCACCCTTCATCCACTGGCTGCATGGCAGACAACGCCGGTTGGGACAGGCAGAGCGCCAAAACGAGTGTGGCAAGGCAGAATAAAGTGCGACAGGAAGAGGGGCGCAAAGCGAAACCTGCTAGTGGGCGCTATGCTTTCAGTATAAACCGTAGACAGCAGTTACAGAACTGGTCTGGCGGGAAGAATTCAGGGCGGCACTGGGCCGCCCTGGCAGGAGGCCTCAACGGCCGGATTTCAGCATTTCCCAGAACTTTGCGTAGATCTGCAAAGCATCATCACCGATATCCGCCTGGAATTCAGCATTCTCCATATCCGCATCGGTCGGGTAGCTAGCTCGGTCGTTAGCAACGGACTCATCCAGCAACTCAAGCGCGGCCTGATTAGGCGTCGCGTAACCAATGTCTTCGCTGATCAGGGCTGCGATTTCCGGCTGCAACACAAAGCTGATGAACTGGTGGGCCGCTTCCGGGTTACGGGCATTCTTCGGGATCACGAAGCTGTCGAGCCAGGCAATGATGCCTTCCTCCGGGTACACGTATTCCAGGCTCGGCATGGTTTCCTTACCCATCACCGCCTCGCCGTTCCAGATCATGCCCACGTCGGCTTCGCCTTCCAGGTAGGGCATGCGGGGCGCATCAGAGTTGAAGGTGCGCACAGACGGCATCAATTCCGCCAGTTTTTCGTAGGCTTCTTCGATTTCCTGCGGGTCAGTGCTGTTACCGGAATAACCCAGTACCCGCAGGCCTACGTGGAACACTTCGCGCATGTCGTTGGTGAGCATGACTTTACCCTGGAAGCGCTCGTCCCAAAGATCTGCCCAGGCCGTCACCTCGCCCTCCACGTCATCAGTGTCCACGGCAATGCCGGTGGTGCCCCACAGATAGGGAATGCTGTACTGGTTGTCCGGATCAATATCCAGGTTCACCAGATCGTCGTCCAGGTTACCAAAGCCTTCAATCTTGCTGCGATCAATGGGCATCAGGAGGTCTTCCTGGCGCATTTTGCTGACGTAATAGGTGGAAGGCACAGCCAGGTCATAGGCAGCGCTCTCGTCCAGCAACTTCAGCCGGGCATACATGGCTTCGTTGCTGTCGTAGGTGGTGTAAACCACCTGAATACCGGTTTCCTCGGTGAACCTGTCCAGGACTTCCTGGGGCATGTACTCGGACCAGTTGTACAGGTTCAGCACCTGCGGGTCTTCAGAGCTACACCCGGTCAGGCCTATGGCCAGCATACCGGCCAGTGCCAGTTTCTTCATCGTCTACTCCTTAGCAATATCCATTGAGACAAGATCAACATGAACAGTGAGAACACCAGCAACAGCGTACCCAATGCATTCACTTCCGGCTTCAGCCCTACCCGCACCATGGAGTAGATGCGCAGGGGCAGAATTTCATAACTCGGGCCGCTGACAAAGGTACTGACGACCACATCGTCCAGTGACAGTGTAAACCCCAACAGCCAGCCTGCCACCAAAGCCGGCATGATCACCGGGATCAGCACCGTGCGGGTCATAGTGAAATCGCTGGCACCCAGATCCCGCGCGGCTTCCGGCAGGCGTTCGTCAAAGCCGCTCAGGCGTGCCATGACCGTAATCACCACAAACGGCAGACAGAAGGTGACATGGGCCAGCAGCAACGACACATAGCCCAGTTTCAGGCCCACTAACAGGAACAGCGCCAGCAGTGAAATCGCCAGCACGATCTCCGGCGACATCATCACGATAAACAGCATGCCATTGAGCAGCTTCTTGCCCCGGAACCGGTACCGATGAAGGGCCAGGGCGGTGAGGGCACCAATCATGGTCGACACAGTGGCGGCAGACAACGCCAGCCACAGGGAGTTCCACATGGCCTGCACCATGGCCCGGTTATTGAACAGCGCCTCATACCAGCGCAGGCTAAGACCACCCCATTCGTAACCGCTACGGGAATCGTTGAAGGAAAACACCACCAACACGATGATGGGTACGTACAGCAGAACATACACCAGGGTCAGGTAGGTGCGGGGCAACCAGCGGCTCATACACCGTCCTCCCCGATCCGCCGCTTACTCAGGCGGTGAGCAAACATCAGAAACGCCATGGCCAGGGTCAACACGATGCTGGCGGCGGCGCCGAAGGGCCAGTTACGAGCATCCAGGAACTGGTTCTTGATGACGTTACCCACCAGCAAGTTGCGGGAGCCGCCGAGAATATCCGGCACAAAGAACAGCCCCATGGCCGGCAACAGCACCAGCATAACGCCCGCCAGCACACCGGGCAGGGTAAGCGGCACAATCACATGAACAAAGGTCGCCAAGCGGCCGGCGCCAAGATCGTGAGACGCCCGAAGCAAATCGTCCCTCAGGTCATCAAAAACCGCATACAGCGGCAGGATCATGAACGGCAGCAGCAAATACACCAAGCCGACAATCACGGCTCCCTCGGTGTAAAGCATCCGCAGGGGCTCTTCGATTATGCCCAGGGACATCAGCGCGTTATTCAGCAGGCCATTGGTGGCCAGCAGCAGCTTCAGGGCATAGGTGCGCACCAGTGAATTGGTCCAGAAGGGTACGATCAGCAGGAATATCAGCAACATTTGCCGCTGCTTGCCAACCTTGGTCAGCGCCCAGGCGAAAGGATAGCCGATCAGCAGGCAGATCAGGGTGGTCATGGCCGCCATGTACAGGGAGTGCAGGAACACGTCCAGGTACAGGGGGTTCATCAACTGCCGGTAGGCGTCCAGGTTCAGAGGCAGGGACAGAAAGCTGCCTGGGTCCCGGGTCATCACGCTGGCGCCCACCACCAGCAGATTCGGGGTCAGTACCAGGAACAGCAGCCAGCCCCAGACCAGCACCAGTACCGCCGTGCGAAACGGCTGCTGCGTGACGCTACTCATCCAGGTTGGCTTCCGCTTCAGCTTCCGGGCTCTCCATGGGAAGCAGCCATTCCCAGCCATCTACCCAGCTCACCTTCACCGGCTCACCCAATCGGTAGTCAAAGGTGGGATCGTCTTCGTCGAAGAATTCCGACGCCAGTACCTCGGTGCCGTCCTCAAGGTGAATAACCGAATCCAGGGTGCTGCCCTTGTAGTTCCGCTCCACCACCTTGCCGGCCACACCGTCATCGTCATCCGGCGCCAGAACCCGGATGTCCTCCGGGCGCAACAGAACGTGCAGGGGCTGGCCGGCGGCCACCGGGAAGTCGGGTTTGCGAAAGGTGCGTTTCAGGCCAAACACATCCACGGTAATGGTGTCATCGCCGTTGGCTTTGTCGATGCGGCCCGGGAAGAAATTGGTCTCGCCCACGAACCGGGCGGTGAACAGGTTGGCCGGCCGCTCGTAGACTTCCCTGGGAGTGCCCAGTTGCTGGATCAGGCCATCCTTGAGCACCACGACCCGGTCTGACATGGACAAGGCTTCTTCCTGGTCGTGGGTCACGAATACGAAGGTAATCCCGAGTTCCCGCTGCAGGCGCTTAAGCTCCACCTGCATGGTACGCCGCAGTTTGTAGTCCAGGGCTGACAGGGGCTCGTCCAGCAGCAGCATCTTCGGCCGTTTGACCACCGCTCGGGCAATAGCCACCCGCTGCTGTTGGCCTCCGGAAAGCTGGTGTGGTTTGCGCCGGGCAAACTCCTCCAACTGGACCATGGCCAGGGCTTCGTCAACCCGCTGACGGATCTCTTCCTTCGGGCGCTTTTCCATTTTCAGGCCATAAGCCACGTTGTCGAACACCGACATATGGGGGAACAGGGCGTAGTTCTGGAACACGGTGTTGAGCGGGCGTTTCTCCGGCGGGGTGTGGGTCAGGTCCTGGCCACCCAGCAGAATGGTACCGTCATCCGGATGCTCAAAACCGGCCATCAACCGCAACAGGGTGGTTTTGCCACAACCGGACGGCCCCAACAGGGTAATGAACTCGCCATCAAGGATCTCCAGATCCAGCGAATCCAGTACCGTTTTGCCGTCAAATTGCTTGGAGAGGTTGCTCAGAGATAGCAGTGTCTGTTTCATCGGCCCTGCCCACAGAATGAGCGGCTTATTTTTCCAGAAACAGGGGCAAACAGAAAGGGGCGTCGGGATAATCCGCAATCCCGACTCCCCTTGATCTCAGCTCACATCGGCACGCTTGCCGAAATGCGGCTCACTGATCTGCAACGCTATCCAGATAGGCCTTGTCCGAAATATTGGTCCAGGGCCGCACCTGGCTGAGGTAGTCGCGCTGGGAGGTGATGATTTCACGGGCCAGTTCATCTTTCTCCGCGAACTCATCCAGCAGACGATTGGTGGTGTCACGCAGGGCGTTGATGACTTCCGGCGGGAACACTTTGTGGGTGACGTCCGGATAATCCTCGGTCATGCGGCTCCACGCGACACCACTCTCGTGGGTGCTCTGGATGTACATGTCATAGGCTGCGGTGCGCATGGATACCCGCAGGATTTCCTGAAGATCGGCCGGCAGCGAATCCCAGGTTTTCTTGTTGATCAGGAACTGCACCTCGGCATTGGGCTCCTGCCACCCGGAATAGTAGTACTTGGCGATCTGGTGAAAGCCCATCTGGAAGTCCAGCGCCGGGCCAACCCATTCCACAGCATCAATGGTGCCCCGCTCCAGGGCGGTGTATAGCTCGCCTGGCGGCAGGTTGGTAACCGCTACACCCAGCTCGGCCATCACTTCTCCGGCAAAGCCCGGGGTGCGCATCTTCAGGCCTTTGAGGTCGTCCAGGGAGTTGATTTCCTTGCGAAACCAACCACCCATCTGGTTGCTGGTATTACCGCCCGGAAACGACAGCAGGCCATAGGGCTCGTAAACCTTCTGCATCAGCGCCATGCCATCATCGTGGTAGAACCAGGCATACATTTCCGGCGTGATCATGCCAAACGGTATGGTGGTGAAGTACATGGCGTTGGGGATGGTGCCCTTGTAGTAGTACGAGGCAGTGTGGCCCATGTCATACTGGCCGTTGCGCACCAGGTCAAAAATACCGAAGGGCGCCTTGTGCTTGTTCGAGGAATCAATTCGGAACTTCAGGCGGCCGTTGGACATCCGCTCTGCCATCGCGGCCATATTGCGGGGAGTCTCACCGAGGATTTTGGAGTTCGGGCCCCAGGTTTCAGCCAGGCGGATGGTGTAGGTTTTCTCGGCCACCGCAAACGGGCTGGTCAGCAGGGCAACCATCGTAAGGGCCGCCACGAAGATTCTGTGCATAGACATGGTGTTGGCTTCCATTGTTATTGCTTTGAGGGTAAAACGAACAAATAACGGAAAGCCATGATAACCGTGGAGGCCAGCCACGCCAATGCGGCAGGCCGGCCTCGCCGGTATCAGGCCTTGAACTGGCTCACCAGCTCGCGCAGGTTTTCACCCAGCCGCGCCAGCTCGTGACTGGCTTCATTGGTCTGGGTAACACCGGTGTCACTGCGCTGGGCCGCATCCACAATACGCACCACGTTCTGGTTGATTTCTTCCGCCACCTGGCTCTGCTGCTCCGCGGCCGTGGCAATCTGGGTTACCTGATCATGGATCTGGGTCACCGACGTCACAATGGTGTTCAGCGCACCAGTGGCGTGATTGATGCGCTCGACAGTGGCTTCGGAACTCTTGCGGGAATGATTCATCCGTTCAACAGACGCCTTGGATTCGGCCACAAAGCCATCAATCATTTCCCGAATCTGATCGGCGGATTCCGCAGAGCGTTTGGCCAGCTGCCGAACCTCGTCCGCCACCACCGAGAAGCCACGGCCGTGCTCACCCGCCCGTGCCGCTTCGATGGCCGCGTTCAGCGCCAGCAGGTTAGTCTGCTCGGTGACGGCATGGATCACATCCAGAACCTGCTGGATATCATTGGACTTCTCCGCCAGGGCGTTGATGCTGGCCGCCGTGCTCTCCATTTCTTCTGACAGCTGGTTGACGGCTCCTTGCGCGCTGGTGATGGTTTCACCACCCTCACGGGCCATGCGGTCGGCGTCTGAAGCGGCGCTTTCCACTTCATTGGCATTGCCGGAAATCTGCTGGATGGTGGCTGCCATCTCGTTGATCGCCGACGCAATCTGGTCTGTTTCCGAGCCCTGTTCCTGAACCGACTGCCGGGTTTCGTTGGCCACACGGCTCAGCTCTTCGGCGGCCGAGGCGACCTGATCGGTGGTGGAGCCCACTTCACGAATAGTATCCTGAATCTTGACCACAAAATGATTGAACCGGCGGCCAAGTTCCGCCAACTCGTCTTTGCCATCCTCCGGCAAACGCTGGCGCAGATCGCCATCGCCATCGGCAATTTCCTGCATGATGTTACTGACTTTGTTCAGTGGCGCTGTCACGGTGCGGCCAATCACCAGGCCGATGATCAGGGACACAGCAACCACAATGAAGGTCACCAACAGGATAAAGCCCATGGCCGCCGCCATGGCCGAATCGATTTCCTTTCGTGCCTCAACCAATACCCGCTCAATATCGGTGACGTAGATACCGGCACCCATCATCCAGTCCCAGCCCGGGATGATGCTTGAATAAGACACTTTCGGCTCTACCTCGCCCGAGGCGGGGTTTGGCCAGTCGTACTCATAGAAGCCGTCGGTTCCCGCCGCGGAGAACAGATCCCGAACCAGTTTCTGTGTCGTGGGGTTGGTCGTCGGGCCCTCGCGGGAAGGGTCCGGAGCGTAGGCGAGATTATCCAGATTACGGGCGTAGGCAAAAACGTAGTTATCCTTCCCGAATGTGATGGAGCGCAGCCGTTTGCGGGCTTCCTCGCGGGCTTCTCTATCAGACAACCCAGAGTTGTTCTTGGCATCCATGACCACTGCCCGGGCCGTTTCCACGAGGTTCTTCAGGCCTTCCTTACGGGCATCCAGAAGCTCTTCCCCCAGGCGTTCCAACTGGGCTTCTCCTTTTGCCTGGATCTGGCTGCCGGTGATCCAGGCAATGGTGCCCGCCGTAATCAGAACCGGCACAAGTACGCCAATCAACAGGCGGGCTCGGATGGTCAGGTTGCTCATAAAGGTCATGGTTCTGCTCCGGATTGTCTGCTCAGGCCTCGGGATTATCCACAGTGCCACGCACAATGCTGTTCCAGTTTGTTAACGCCTGTATACCAATACTTAGGTACAAACATGTCGACTTTATTGCCAGGCCATTTGTATCAAGCCTTTCAGGTAGTTCGGGTATCGGCCGTCATGTAAACGACTTGAGCTTGTGTCAGACTAAAGTTTCATGTCAGCCGTGCCGGGGAGAGCTCACCGTGAAACACCTTTTTCTCATCCGCCATGCCAAGTCCAGCTGGGATAGCGACAACCTCAGCGACAAGGACCGCCCGCTCAATCCCAGAGGCGAGGAACAACTGGCGCCACTGGGGCGGGCACTGCGGCGTTATGGGGCCATGACTGGAGAAATTCACGTAAGTCCTGCCCTGCGCGCCCAGCAAACACTGAAGGGCATCTTTCCCGACTCACCTTCTGACGTGCAGGTTTACACTGACCCGGAACTCTACACTTTTGACTACCGCCGTCTATTACAGTGGCTGCAGACCTGCGGCGATCAGGTGCAGACACTGGCCATTGTCGGGCATAACCCGGCGCTTCTGGAACTGGCAGCCAGCCTGGTGCCACAGGCGCCATTCGAACTTCCCACGGCCAGTTTTATTCACATCCGGCTACCGATCAAACACTGGCGCAAGCTCGGCAAACGGGAGGGGCGGCTTGAAACCTTCCTGACCCCGGTGGATTTCAGTTTCGAGGCGTTCAATCGCAAGAATCAGAAACGGCACAAGAACGCCGGCAAAGCGACGGTCAAAGACACTCCGTCAGTGCTTTTGGGGCAGGCCGAGAGTCTTGCCCAGTTACACCGGGGGGTGATGCTCGGCCTGGACGATGAGTTTCTCCACCAGTATCGCATTGCCCTTCGTCGCAGCCGCGCCGTGGCCGAATCCCTGGCCGAGGTAACCGGAAACAAATCACTGAAGAGCCACATTTCCCATCTGAAACGACACGCCCAGGCCACCAGCAACCTGCGGGACCTGCACGTATTCAGCCAGGATCTGCCGCAGCTATGCAGTGACCAGCCAGAACTCCTGAAGGCACTGGAGCAATGGGTCTGCGCGCGGGTGGACAAGGAACAGAAAAAACTGGCGAAACGGCTTGCAAGCAAACGTTACCGGCAGAGCCTGCACAGCTGGGAAGACGAG from the Marinobacter sp. LQ44 genome contains:
- a CDS encoding CHAD domain-containing protein → MKHLFLIRHAKSSWDSDNLSDKDRPLNPRGEEQLAPLGRALRRYGAMTGEIHVSPALRAQQTLKGIFPDSPSDVQVYTDPELYTFDYRRLLQWLQTCGDQVQTLAIVGHNPALLELAASLVPQAPFELPTASFIHIRLPIKHWRKLGKREGRLETFLTPVDFSFEAFNRKNQKRHKNAGKATVKDTPSVLLGQAESLAQLHRGVMLGLDDEFLHQYRIALRRSRAVAESLAEVTGNKSLKSHISHLKRHAQATSNLRDLHVFSQDLPQLCSDQPELLKALEQWVCARVDKEQKKLAKRLASKRYRQSLHSWEDELQSRQFRKLIDKLSTRDIQKSVDHRLRMFNRKTAELLHDSPDEDIHNLRKLLKRIRYLMELDIDSWKSALKTLRQRQDLYGRFQDLHVQIELVKRFASNYPEDPNGALQALLDHLIIKKDDTRRLILSIGGLKAG